In Marinobacter sp. LQ44, the following are encoded in one genomic region:
- a CDS encoding universal stress protein, protein MFKRILVAVDGSKTSLKALDKAIDLQKLIPDAEIFILCVYKHHSLFEASLSIGRPDDMDIPDKVLSDYAKGVVNHAKEMAKEHGATKVRGFVKAGRPSKVIVKFAQDKEADLIVVGTKGTNSDKDGMFLGSVSHRVASHAKCPVLVV, encoded by the coding sequence ATGTTCAAACGGATCCTGGTAGCTGTGGATGGCTCCAAAACCTCGCTGAAAGCACTGGATAAGGCGATTGACCTGCAAAAGCTGATTCCGGATGCCGAGATTTTCATCCTGTGCGTCTACAAACACCACAGCCTGTTCGAGGCGTCATTGTCGATCGGACGCCCCGACGACATGGACATTCCAGACAAGGTGCTGTCGGATTACGCCAAAGGAGTGGTGAACCACGCAAAAGAGATGGCCAAAGAGCACGGCGCCACCAAAGTGCGCGGCTTTGTGAAAGCCGGCCGGCCATCCAAGGTGATTGTAAAATTCGCCCAGGACAAAGAGGCGGATCTGATCGTCGTTGGTACCAAAGGCACCAACAGTGATAAAGACGGCATGTTCCTGGGCAGTGTTTCCCACCGGGTGGCGTCCCATGCCAAATGCCCGGTATTGGTGGTCTGA
- a CDS encoding YqiA/YcfP family alpha/beta fold hydrolase, with protein sequence MSEPEIFVFLSHGLESGPGSTKIQALKTVAESFAGVHAEAIDHRSTKDPAQRFGQMRDAMAAAGADPARTILAGSSMGGWVCAQTSADTPVLGCFLLAPALALPDYPQSSPHIQARHTQIIHGWQDDVVPPMPVVELAQAQNLPILLLPDNHRLENSVTRVADEFRAFLMTAGLNPRHH encoded by the coding sequence GTGTCTGAACCTGAAATTTTCGTTTTTCTCTCCCATGGGCTCGAAAGCGGCCCCGGGAGTACCAAGATCCAGGCCCTTAAAACGGTGGCGGAGTCGTTTGCCGGCGTCCACGCCGAAGCCATTGATCATCGTAGCACCAAAGACCCGGCCCAGCGCTTTGGCCAAATGCGCGATGCCATGGCGGCAGCGGGTGCCGACCCGGCCCGGACCATCCTTGCCGGTTCCAGCATGGGCGGCTGGGTATGCGCGCAGACCAGTGCAGACACACCGGTACTGGGCTGCTTCCTGTTGGCGCCAGCCCTGGCCCTACCCGATTATCCCCAGAGCAGCCCCCACATTCAGGCCCGGCATACCCAGATCATCCACGGTTGGCAGGACGACGTGGTACCGCCGATGCCGGTTGTCGAACTGGCGCAAGCGCAGAACCTGCCCATCCTGCTGTTACCCGACAACCACCGGCTGGAGAACAGCGTTACCCGGGTTGCCGATGAGTTCCGGGCCTTTCTCATGACCGCCGGATTAAACCCTCGACATCATTGA
- a CDS encoding TRAP transporter large permease — translation MATILMLIMIGLLLLGFPMMIPLTTAAVVGFVMMFDGFGQMQTFIQQMMGGIRPASLIAVPMFILAADIMTRGQSADRLINMVMAFIGHIKGGLAISTATSCTLFGAVSGSTQATVVAVGSPLRPKMLKAGYSDPFTLALIINASDIAFLIPPSIGMIIYGVISETSIAELFIAGIGPGILILFMFSLYCLFYAYKHNVPTEEKASWKQRALSVRDASWPLMFPVIIVGGIYGGIFSPTEAAAVCVLYAFLLEFVIFRSLKLKDVYKIAKSTGLITAVVFILVAVGNGFSWIISFAQIPQAILETVGVNEAGPVGVLIAICIAFFIACMFVDPIVVILVLTPIFAPAIQATGLDPVLVGVLITLQVAIGSATPPFGCDIFTAIAIFKRPYMEVIRGTPPFIFMLVTAAGLIIAFPDIALFLRDLAYRD, via the coding sequence ATGGCAACTATTCTCATGTTGATCATGATCGGGCTACTGCTGCTGGGCTTCCCGATGATGATCCCACTGACCACCGCGGCGGTGGTCGGCTTTGTAATGATGTTCGACGGCTTCGGCCAGATGCAAACGTTCATCCAGCAAATGATGGGTGGTATCCGGCCGGCGTCGTTGATTGCAGTACCCATGTTTATTCTGGCCGCCGATATCATGACCCGGGGCCAGTCGGCTGACCGGCTGATCAACATGGTCATGGCGTTCATTGGCCACATCAAGGGCGGCCTGGCCATCAGTACCGCCACCTCCTGCACGCTGTTTGGGGCGGTTTCCGGTTCAACCCAGGCCACGGTGGTGGCCGTTGGGTCGCCACTTCGCCCGAAAATGCTCAAAGCGGGCTATTCTGACCCGTTCACGCTCGCACTGATCATCAACGCCAGTGACATCGCGTTCCTGATTCCCCCCAGTATCGGCATGATTATCTACGGGGTTATCTCCGAAACCTCCATTGCCGAACTGTTCATTGCCGGTATCGGGCCAGGTATTCTGATCCTGTTCATGTTCTCGCTTTACTGCCTGTTCTACGCGTACAAGCACAACGTACCAACCGAAGAGAAGGCCAGCTGGAAGCAAAGGGCACTGTCAGTGCGGGATGCCTCCTGGCCGCTGATGTTCCCCGTGATCATTGTTGGCGGTATCTACGGCGGCATTTTCAGCCCCACCGAAGCCGCAGCCGTGTGCGTACTCTACGCCTTCCTGCTGGAGTTCGTGATCTTCCGCTCCCTGAAGCTCAAAGACGTTTACAAGATCGCCAAGTCCACCGGCCTGATCACAGCCGTGGTGTTTATTCTGGTTGCCGTTGGCAATGGTTTCTCCTGGATTATCTCCTTCGCCCAGATTCCCCAGGCCATTCTGGAAACCGTCGGTGTGAACGAAGCCGGCCCGGTGGGCGTGCTGATTGCCATCTGTATTGCTTTCTTTATTGCCTGTATGTTCGTTGACCCGATCGTGGTCATTCTGGTGCTGACCCCCATTTTTGCCCCAGCCATCCAGGCAACCGGCCTGGACCCGGTGCTGGTGGGTGTACTGATCACCCTGCAGGTGGCCATAGGCTCCGCAACACCGCCGTTCGGCTGTGACATATTTACCGCCATCGCCATCTTCAAACGCCCCTACATGGAAGTGATCCGGGGTACGCCACCGTTTATCTTCATGCTGGTGACCGCCGCCGGGCTGATCATTGCCTTCCCGGATATCGCCCTGTTCCTGAGGGACCTGGCTTACCGAGACTGA
- a CDS encoding putative 4-mercaptohistidine N1-methyltransferase — MNKPAGYYEDNTTLAQYLEFHFGESWHGEANFPKELAEAALEALNGRETCRALDIGCAVGRTTLELARHFDHVDGVDFSQTFVNTCRDVVANGMARYARPEEGELVSYQERSLASLGLAEAAHRVAFHQGDACDLGQDYRDYDLVLAGNLIDRLYKPSLFLETIHERINDLGLLVIASPYTWLEDYTPQSEWVGGYLKDGEPFTTLDGLKDMLAPHFRLLGEPRSLPFVIRETRNKFQHSFSELTIWEKLPA; from the coding sequence ATGAATAAGCCCGCCGGCTATTACGAAGACAACACAACCCTGGCCCAGTATCTGGAGTTTCACTTTGGTGAGTCCTGGCATGGCGAGGCGAATTTTCCGAAAGAGCTGGCGGAGGCCGCCCTGGAGGCACTGAATGGCCGTGAAACCTGCCGGGCCCTGGATATCGGCTGTGCGGTGGGGCGAACCACGCTGGAACTGGCCCGCCATTTTGACCATGTTGATGGTGTGGATTTTTCCCAGACCTTTGTAAACACCTGCCGGGATGTTGTGGCCAACGGTATGGCCCGCTACGCCAGGCCGGAGGAGGGTGAGCTGGTGAGTTATCAGGAACGCTCGCTAGCATCACTGGGCCTGGCAGAAGCCGCTCATCGCGTCGCCTTCCACCAGGGCGATGCCTGTGATCTGGGGCAGGACTACCGGGATTATGATCTGGTGCTGGCGGGTAACCTGATCGACCGGTTATACAAGCCGTCCCTGTTTCTTGAAACCATCCACGAGCGGATCAATGATCTGGGTTTGCTGGTGATCGCCTCCCCGTATACCTGGCTGGAAGACTACACGCCGCAATCCGAGTGGGTGGGTGGTTACCTGAAAGATGGTGAGCCTTTCACCACGCTCGATGGCCTGAAAGACATGCTGGCGCCGCATTTCAGGCTGCTGGGCGAGCCCAGAAGCCTGCCGTTCGTGATCCGGGAAACCCGTAACAAGTTCCAGCACAGCTTTTCCGAACTGACCATCTGGGAAAAGTTGCCGGCCTGA
- a CDS encoding glutathione peroxidase: MTLWQRWSLIVLMVAALPAWAAECPAFLDHDQRKLHSRDSVNLCELAAGQPMLVVNTASRCGYTGQFEGLEALHQKYRDQGLVVVGFASDDFRQEASTEEEAAEVCFVNFGVTFTMIAPGAVTGSQANPVFREINRQSQPPRWNFTKYVLDRNGKVTASFPSRVRPDDPQLMAAIEEVL, translated from the coding sequence ATGACACTATGGCAGCGGTGGTCGCTGATCGTCCTTATGGTTGCCGCTTTGCCAGCATGGGCCGCCGAGTGCCCCGCCTTTCTCGACCATGACCAGCGCAAGCTGCACTCCAGGGATTCCGTCAACCTGTGTGAACTCGCCGCTGGCCAGCCGATGCTGGTGGTGAATACGGCAAGCCGTTGTGGTTATACCGGCCAGTTTGAGGGGCTCGAAGCGCTGCACCAGAAATACCGCGACCAAGGCCTCGTTGTGGTGGGCTTCGCCAGCGACGATTTCCGCCAGGAGGCGAGCACCGAAGAAGAAGCCGCTGAGGTCTGTTTCGTCAACTTTGGCGTCACCTTCACCATGATCGCGCCCGGGGCGGTGACCGGTTCCCAGGCAAACCCGGTGTTCCGCGAGATTAACCGTCAGAGCCAGCCGCCGCGCTGGAACTTCACCAAATACGTATTGGATCGGAACGGCAAGGTTACCGCCAGCTTCCCCAGCCGGGTTCGCCCGGACGATCCTCAGTTGATGGCGGCTATCGAAGAGGTGCTCTGA
- a CDS encoding high-potential iron-sulfur protein, whose product MSDFNKSRRVFLRTAALGVAAVPLARVATHVPAARADKPKAQDGHALDYVNDGSTSDHEKYQEGNKCSNCAFWAGEVSGGWGGCRHPQFSDVLVNADGWCNTWVPGG is encoded by the coding sequence ATGAGCGATTTCAATAAAAGTCGACGGGTATTCCTGCGCACTGCCGCGTTAGGTGTCGCTGCCGTTCCACTGGCACGGGTCGCCACCCACGTTCCGGCAGCCCGCGCTGACAAGCCGAAAGCCCAGGACGGCCATGCCCTGGATTACGTCAACGACGGTAGCACCAGTGATCACGAGAAATATCAGGAAGGAAACAAGTGTTCCAACTGTGCGTTTTGGGCCGGGGAAGTTTCCGGTGGCTGGGGCGGTTGCCGTCACCCGCAGTTCAGCGATGTCCTGGTCAATGCTGACGGCTGGTGTAACACCTGGGTACCGGGCGGCTGA
- a CDS encoding L-lactate permease produces MSSGLLALLAFAPILLAGILLIGLRWPARRAMPVVFLVTALIGYSAWDMTLNRILASTLQGLVITIGLLWIIFGAILLLNTLKHSGAITTIRAGFTNITPDRRIQAIIIVWLFGSFIEGASGFGTPAAIAAPLLVAVGFPAMAAVMLGMMVQSTPVSFGAVGTPVVVGVTTGLDRATITERLEAVGSNWEAYLQLITSEVAITHAIVGVVMPLLMVTMMTRFFGRNKSWKEGLEVLPFALFAGVAFVVPYALTGVILGPEFPSLLGGLIGLAIVTMAAKKGFLMPKQAWDFADRKDWPSEWLGSIEMKLEDIAAKPMSGFRAWVPYVLVGIILVISRTVEPVKQLFTGVGMSFSNILGESGISAGVQPLYLPGGILVMVVLATFFIHRMSARALGNAVKESSGVLLSAGFVLLFTVPMVRILINSGVNMSDLPSMPLAMATWAADAVGGIYPLLAPTVGALGAFLAGSNTVSNMMFSQFQFGVAESLGLSTALMVAVQAVGAAAGNMVAIHNVVAASATVGLLGREGQTLRKTVWPTLYYLLATGLIALLAAYGLGVMDPLMGR; encoded by the coding sequence ATGTCATCCGGATTGCTCGCCCTGTTGGCATTTGCCCCGATTCTGCTGGCCGGAATCCTTCTGATTGGCCTGCGTTGGCCTGCACGCCGCGCCATGCCCGTGGTGTTCCTGGTCACTGCGCTGATCGGTTACAGCGCCTGGGATATGACCCTGAACCGCATTCTGGCCTCCACCCTGCAGGGGCTCGTGATCACCATTGGCCTGCTGTGGATTATCTTCGGCGCTATTTTGCTGCTGAACACGCTGAAACATTCGGGGGCCATCACCACCATTCGGGCAGGCTTTACCAACATCACTCCGGACCGCCGTATTCAGGCGATTATCATTGTCTGGCTGTTCGGTAGCTTCATCGAAGGCGCCTCCGGCTTCGGCACACCGGCGGCTATTGCCGCGCCCTTGCTGGTGGCTGTGGGCTTCCCGGCCATGGCAGCGGTGATGCTGGGCATGATGGTGCAGAGCACGCCGGTGTCCTTTGGTGCCGTGGGCACCCCCGTGGTGGTTGGGGTAACCACGGGTCTCGACCGTGCCACGATTACCGAACGACTGGAGGCCGTGGGCTCCAACTGGGAGGCCTACCTGCAGTTGATTACCTCGGAAGTCGCCATTACCCACGCCATTGTCGGTGTGGTTATGCCATTGCTGATGGTGACCATGATGACTCGTTTCTTCGGCAGGAACAAAAGCTGGAAAGAAGGGTTGGAGGTGCTGCCGTTTGCCCTGTTTGCCGGTGTTGCCTTTGTGGTTCCCTACGCGCTGACCGGTGTGATTCTGGGGCCGGAATTTCCGTCCTTGCTGGGTGGCCTGATTGGCCTGGCGATCGTGACCATGGCGGCGAAGAAGGGCTTTCTGATGCCCAAACAAGCCTGGGATTTTGCCGATCGCAAGGACTGGCCCTCCGAGTGGCTGGGCAGTATCGAGATGAAGCTCGAAGACATCGCGGCCAAGCCCATGAGCGGTTTCCGCGCCTGGGTGCCCTATGTGCTGGTGGGTATTATTCTGGTGATCAGCCGGACGGTTGAGCCGGTAAAACAGCTGTTCACCGGAGTGGGGATGTCTTTCTCGAATATTCTCGGCGAATCAGGCATCAGTGCCGGCGTGCAGCCGTTGTATCTGCCGGGCGGTATTCTAGTGATGGTTGTTCTGGCAACCTTCTTCATTCATCGCATGAGCGCTCGTGCCCTCGGGAATGCCGTCAAGGAATCCAGCGGGGTGCTGCTGAGCGCAGGCTTTGTTCTTCTGTTTACGGTGCCGATGGTGCGGATCCTGATCAATTCGGGCGTTAACATGTCCGATTTGCCCAGTATGCCTTTGGCCATGGCCACCTGGGCCGCCGATGCCGTTGGCGGTATCTATCCGCTGCTGGCACCGACTGTGGGTGCGCTGGGTGCTTTCCTGGCGGGTTCCAACACCGTATCCAACATGATGTTCAGTCAGTTCCAGTTTGGTGTCGCTGAAAGCCTCGGCCTGTCCACCGCCCTGATGGTGGCGGTGCAGGCCGTGGGTGCGGCCGCCGGTAATATGGTGGCCATTCATAACGTGGTGGCCGCCTCAGCCACGGTGGGGCTGTTGGGCCGTGAAGGCCAGACCCTGCGCAAGACTGTGTGGCCGACCCTATACTACCTCTTGGCGACCGGTTTGATTGCATTGCTGGCGGCCTATGGTCTGGGTGTAATGGACCCGTTAATGGGGCGGTAA
- a CDS encoding GntR family transcriptional regulator, with the protein MAINQVAPRRLADTIVEQLESMILEGTLQPGQRLPPERVLAEQFGVSRPSLREAIQKLAAKGLLHSRQGGGNFVTETLGASFSDPLIKLLETHPEAHRDLLEFRRTLEADCAFYAAQRATEVDRQYLTQAWTALDACYRDSSGNNLEAEGAADARFHMAIAEASHNVVLMHTMRNLFNMLKNNIVTNIGGMYARAAKTRQGLVDQHSRLFQAIMEGRAEDARAIAGHHIEFVQQTISEHSENERRKQRALRRERHNADEQA; encoded by the coding sequence ATGGCCATCAATCAGGTGGCGCCCAGGCGCCTCGCCGACACCATCGTTGAGCAATTGGAATCCATGATTCTGGAAGGCACATTGCAACCGGGCCAGCGGTTACCTCCGGAGCGGGTGCTGGCAGAGCAATTCGGTGTGTCCCGGCCTTCGTTGAGAGAAGCAATCCAGAAACTGGCCGCCAAAGGCCTGCTCCACAGCCGCCAGGGAGGGGGCAACTTTGTTACCGAAACGCTGGGTGCGAGTTTCAGTGACCCACTGATCAAGTTGCTGGAGACGCACCCGGAAGCCCATCGCGACCTGCTGGAATTTCGCCGCACGCTGGAAGCAGACTGCGCCTTTTACGCAGCGCAAAGAGCCACCGAAGTTGACCGCCAGTACCTGACTCAAGCCTGGACCGCCCTGGATGCCTGTTACCGCGACAGCTCCGGCAACAACCTGGAAGCCGAAGGCGCCGCGGACGCCCGCTTCCACATGGCCATCGCCGAGGCCAGCCATAATGTGGTGCTGATGCACACCATGCGTAACCTGTTCAACATGCTCAAGAACAACATCGTGACCAACATCGGCGGCATGTATGCCAGAGCCGCCAAAACCCGGCAGGGCCTGGTAGACCAGCATTCCCGGCTGTTTCAGGCAATCATGGAAGGAAGGGCCGAGGATGCCCGGGCGATTGCCGGCCACCACATCGAGTTTGTCCAGCAGACCATCTCGGAACACTCGGAAAACGAACGGCGCAAGCAGCGGGCCTTGCGCCGGGAACGGCACAACGCTGACGAGCAGGCATAA
- the dctP gene encoding TRAP transporter substrate-binding protein DctP — protein MSNTSKFRKLAGFSAFAFAAITAANSVNAANWRYAHEEYEGDVQDVYAYKFKEYVEENSDHTVQVFRFGELGESDDIMEQTQAGILNFVNQSPGFTGSLIPEAQIFFIPYLMPTDMDTVIKFFRESKAINEDFPELYAEQGLELLKMYPEGEMVVTVDEPVTSPAGFNNKKIRVMTNPLLSETYSAFGATPTPLPWGEVYGALQTNMIQGQENPIFWIESGGLYEVSPNLVFTGHGWFTTAMMANQNFFNGLSDADKKLVRDAADYAFEEIIVHIDGLADEALEKIQAASDRVTVTRLNEEQIEAFRARAPQVEERFINMTGERGKQLLEQFKADLEAVQGQ, from the coding sequence ATGAGCAACACAAGTAAATTCAGGAAACTGGCCGGTTTTTCGGCGTTCGCCTTTGCAGCGATCACTGCGGCAAACTCGGTAAACGCCGCCAACTGGCGCTATGCCCATGAAGAATACGAGGGTGATGTTCAGGACGTTTACGCCTACAAATTCAAGGAATACGTAGAGGAGAATTCCGACCATACGGTGCAGGTGTTCCGCTTTGGTGAGCTGGGCGAATCTGACGACATCATGGAGCAAACCCAGGCCGGTATTCTTAACTTTGTAAACCAGTCCCCGGGCTTCACCGGCTCCCTCATTCCCGAAGCACAGATCTTCTTCATTCCCTACCTGATGCCTACCGATATGGACACGGTCATCAAGTTTTTCCGGGAATCCAAAGCCATCAACGAAGACTTCCCGGAGCTTTATGCCGAGCAGGGCCTGGAACTGCTGAAGATGTACCCCGAGGGTGAAATGGTGGTCACGGTGGACGAACCGGTAACGTCCCCGGCAGGCTTCAACAATAAAAAGATTCGGGTAATGACCAACCCGCTGTTGTCTGAAACCTATTCCGCTTTCGGTGCCACACCTACGCCGCTGCCCTGGGGCGAAGTGTACGGTGCCCTGCAGACCAACATGATCCAGGGTCAGGAAAACCCGATTTTCTGGATCGAATCCGGTGGTCTGTACGAGGTCTCCCCGAATCTGGTATTCACCGGCCACGGTTGGTTCACCACCGCCATGATGGCAAACCAGAACTTCTTCAATGGTCTTTCTGATGCAGACAAAAAGCTGGTTCGCGACGCCGCGGACTACGCCTTTGAAGAGATCATCGTTCACATCGATGGCCTGGCCGACGAGGCTCTGGAGAAAATCCAGGCCGCCAGTGATCGGGTCACCGTCACCCGCCTGAACGAAGAACAGATCGAAGCCTTCCGTGCCCGCGCCCCGCAGGTGGAAGAGCGCTTCATCAACATGACCGGCGAGCGTGGCAAGCAGCTGCTTGAACAGTTCAAGGCCGATCTAGAAGCCGTTCAGGGACAGTAA
- a CDS encoding LLM class flavin-dependent oxidoreductase, with protein sequence MTTLPDFSLLELASVREGDSVSTTLANSVAYAQHAETLGFKRFWLAEHHNMEGISSSTTSVLVGHIAGKTHSIRVGSGGVMLPNHPPLVVAEQFGTLECLYPGRIDLGLGRAPGTDPITARALRRDGLGADQFPEDVARLQSLLGPLQPGQPVKAIPGAGTKVPIWLLGSSLFSAQLAASRGLPYAFAGHFAPRLYREALRVYRDNFKPSAQLDRPYAMLAIPAIPADALEQAKFLATTSYQRILSLFRGQPLWMKPPVESMDGLWNAGEKLSVLDFLALQVMGNAVDIRQQLDNLLADIDVDELMFTVDIYDPAQRRHALDILAQTRGQSTSSIAAIN encoded by the coding sequence ATGACCACTCTGCCCGACTTTTCCCTGCTCGAACTGGCCTCCGTCCGCGAAGGTGACTCGGTGAGCACCACACTGGCAAACAGCGTTGCCTATGCCCAACATGCCGAAACGCTCGGCTTCAAGAGGTTCTGGCTGGCCGAGCACCACAACATGGAGGGCATCTCCAGTTCCACCACATCGGTACTGGTGGGCCATATTGCCGGCAAGACCCACAGCATCAGGGTTGGCTCCGGCGGCGTCATGCTGCCCAATCACCCGCCGCTGGTGGTGGCTGAACAGTTTGGCACCCTGGAATGCCTTTATCCGGGGCGCATTGACCTTGGCCTGGGCCGGGCACCGGGTACCGACCCCATCACGGCCAGGGCGCTGCGCCGTGATGGCCTGGGGGCGGATCAGTTCCCCGAAGATGTGGCCCGCCTGCAAAGCCTGCTCGGCCCTCTGCAACCGGGCCAGCCGGTAAAAGCCATTCCCGGCGCGGGCACCAAGGTGCCCATCTGGCTTCTGGGCTCAAGCCTGTTCAGCGCCCAGCTGGCAGCGTCCCGGGGCCTGCCCTATGCCTTCGCCGGGCACTTCGCCCCCAGGCTGTACCGGGAAGCCCTGAGGGTTTACCGGGACAATTTCAAACCTTCAGCGCAACTGGACCGACCCTACGCCATGCTCGCCATTCCGGCCATTCCCGCCGACGCCCTGGAGCAGGCGAAATTTCTGGCCACCACCAGTTACCAGCGCATTCTATCGCTCTTCCGTGGCCAGCCCCTGTGGATGAAACCGCCGGTTGAATCCATGGATGGCCTGTGGAACGCCGGTGAAAAGCTCAGCGTACTGGATTTCCTGGCGTTGCAAGTGATGGGCAATGCCGTTGATATCCGCCAACAGCTCGATAACCTGCTGGCGGATATCGACGTAGACGAGCTGATGTTCACTGTCGACATCTATGACCCGGCGCAGCGCCGCCATGCCCTCGATATCCTGGCGCAAACCCGGGGTCAGAGCACCTCTTCGATAGCCGCCATCAACTGA
- a CDS encoding mechanosensitive ion channel family protein, translating into MIEHFAGAVAEQLKQNLSDTLEAMAGGQVDWSETAVYVLSQMLVSVIYLGLFIGVYLLIIGMLKIAAGTRRSQSVFFSQVRTGLKYLFALGALLVILAQFGAGPDFLKAMARAGFMALGFFVGWLVLARLMKEAISRYGMDPSIRQLIENLFAVLMVTFAVVAILAQFGFDVLSIVAGLGIVGIAVGFAAQSTLSNFIAGITLLIERPFRIGDWVSINGQDGKVVKIALRTTWLRTRDNIFTMIPNDSVASSDIVNYSAEGATRLNIPVGIAYKESARAARSVIMPVLNAHPEVLQGGAMEPRVVMKRLGDSSVDLEVKIWITPDNLDIQPRIMADVLEQIKEALDAAGIEIPFPHLQLFIDDAKGLKPLVEPLYPRLAEK; encoded by the coding sequence ATGATCGAACATTTTGCCGGCGCGGTAGCAGAACAGCTCAAGCAAAACCTGAGCGATACCCTGGAGGCGATGGCGGGTGGGCAGGTGGATTGGAGCGAAACGGCGGTCTACGTGCTGAGCCAGATGCTGGTGTCGGTGATCTACCTTGGCCTGTTTATCGGTGTTTACCTGTTGATCATTGGTATGTTGAAAATCGCCGCTGGCACGCGGCGATCTCAGTCTGTGTTCTTCTCACAGGTTCGGACAGGCCTGAAGTATCTGTTTGCCCTTGGGGCGTTGTTGGTGATTCTGGCCCAATTCGGGGCTGGCCCGGATTTTCTCAAAGCGATGGCGAGGGCCGGATTCATGGCATTGGGTTTCTTTGTTGGGTGGCTGGTACTGGCGCGCCTGATGAAAGAGGCAATCAGCCGATATGGCATGGACCCTTCCATTCGACAGTTGATTGAGAACCTGTTTGCCGTGCTGATGGTGACCTTCGCGGTGGTGGCGATTCTGGCTCAGTTCGGATTTGACGTGCTGTCAATTGTCGCTGGCCTGGGGATTGTCGGTATCGCGGTCGGCTTTGCAGCGCAATCCACCCTCTCGAATTTTATTGCTGGCATTACGCTGTTGATAGAGCGCCCGTTCCGGATAGGGGACTGGGTAAGTATTAATGGCCAGGATGGCAAAGTTGTGAAAATTGCCTTGCGCACCACCTGGCTCCGCACCCGGGACAACATATTCACTATGATTCCGAATGACAGCGTGGCGTCATCGGATATTGTCAATTACAGTGCCGAGGGCGCAACCCGGTTGAACATCCCGGTCGGGATAGCCTACAAGGAATCCGCCCGTGCCGCACGATCGGTGATTATGCCGGTCCTGAATGCCCACCCTGAGGTATTGCAGGGCGGCGCCATGGAGCCGCGGGTGGTCATGAAGCGCCTGGGGGATTCATCGGTGGATCTTGAAGTGAAGATATGGATCACGCCGGACAACCTCGACATACAGCCGAGAATCATGGCGGATGTGCTGGAGCAGATCAAAGAGGCGTTGGATGCGGCCGGTATCGAGATACCATTCCCGCATCTACAGCTGTTTATCGATGATGCCAAGGGGCTGAAACCCCTGGTGGAACCGCTTTATCCGCGGCTGGCGGAGAAATGA
- a CDS encoding TRAP transporter small permease, which translates to MSEHPEEVVEDDTGSYESGLPGFLGTIDEWIAKVEAVMLAAGVILMAINTCANVIGRFAFGQGLFFSGEINRILIILITFAGIGYAARHGRHIRMSAVYDALPAKARKVLMIFIALFTSVVMFFLCYHAYGYIETLYSRGRILPALGIPIWIIYIWAPIGFAITGIQYFLTAIKNLTSKDVYLSTGVVDGYADTESEV; encoded by the coding sequence ATGTCTGAACATCCCGAGGAGGTTGTTGAAGACGATACCGGCAGCTATGAGTCAGGTTTACCGGGCTTTCTGGGCACCATCGATGAATGGATCGCCAAGGTTGAAGCCGTTATGCTTGCCGCCGGTGTCATTCTTATGGCTATCAACACCTGCGCCAATGTGATTGGACGCTTTGCTTTCGGACAGGGGCTGTTCTTCTCTGGTGAGATCAACCGCATCCTGATCATACTGATCACTTTCGCCGGTATTGGCTACGCTGCCCGCCATGGCCGCCACATCCGCATGTCTGCAGTCTACGACGCCCTGCCCGCCAAAGCGCGTAAAGTGCTGATGATCTTCATTGCCCTGTTCACCTCGGTGGTGATGTTTTTCCTGTGTTATCACGCCTACGGCTACATCGAGACTCTGTATAGCCGCGGCCGCATTTTGCCTGCCTTAGGTATACCTATCTGGATCATCTACATCTGGGCGCCCATCGGTTTCGCCATTACTGGTATCCAGTATTTCCTGACCGCCATCAAAAACCTCACCAGCAAGGACGTCTACCTCTCAACCGGTGTGGTGGATGGCTATGCTGACACCGAGTCCGAGGTCTGA